The nucleotide window ATGTGCTCCAGCGTGGCATCCGATTCCCCGAATTGAAGGCGCAATTCATTCAGCGTCCCTTGAGCAATGACCTGTCCACGGTGCAGAACGATAAAACGATCACAGTAATTTTCAATCGTGGACAGAATGTGTGAACTGAGCAAGATGGATGATCCCGAAGCTTTCATCTCCAGCATAAAATCAAGCAAAGAGCGAATACCTAGCGGGTCCAGTCCCAGGAAAGGCTCATCAATGATGTACAGTGGTGGTCCGGCCACAAAAGCACACATGATCATGACCTTTTGCCGCATCCCCTTGGACAGGTGAGTCGACAGACTTGTACTTTTCTCATTCATGCGGAACAATGCCAGCAATTTCTCCGTACGTTGTTTGAAGTCAGCCTCCGACACATTGTACGCTCTTGCCGTAAACTCCAGATGCTCCATCACCGTCATCTCATCATACAGTTCGGGTGATTCCGGTACGAATGCCATGGCTGATTGGTAGATCTGCGCATCCTCGTCCCGCTTCTTGCCCATCACTCTCACTTCACCCTGTTGAGGGGTCATCAAGCCGAGGATATGTTTCATGGTTGTGCTTTTGCCAGCACCATTTAATCCGATTAGTCCAACCATCTCTCCACGTCCGACTTCCAGATCGATGCCGTGAAGGACCGGCCGTTTGGCACTATAACCTCCGCTTAGCCCACTGATTTGCAGAACAGGCGATTGAACGTTTTCCATCTATCCCTGCACCCCTTTCGTCAGATTCTATTCTTCGGAGCGTGGCGTTTTGTCTTTACTCCACTTGGGTGCTCCCTTGTTTTTACGATCCTGATCGCGCTCCGTGCGGCCAGTATTGCCAGCTGGTTTGCTACCTACTGGACGCGAATTGGAGATTGTAGCTCGGGTACCGCCATTGCGGCTGCCCTGACCTGGTTTGCGATCTCTGGATTGTCCTGGTTTTCTGGAGAACGAATGTCCCTCAGGACGTGTATCCGGACGTGGATCAGCCTCCAGTACTTTACCGCCAAAGAGTACACGTTCTGGCAGTTCAATCCCGAGTTCGCGTGCGAATTTACGCATAATAAAGATCTGTGTTTCGTCCACAATGGACAGAACAATACCTGAACGTCCCATCCGGCCTGTACGACCTGCACGGTGAACATAGTGCTCCGAGTCAAATGCAGGGTCATAGTTAATGACCATTGGCAATCCTTCGATATCCAGTCCTCTGGCAGCGACTTCGCTGGCGATCAACAGTTGCAGTTTACCATTACGGAAGGCAGACAATACGTTACTGCGGGTCACTTTGTCAGCATCCCCATACAGCGCAGCAGCGGACAAGCCCAGATGATTCATTTTCGCTTCCACTTCACCAATATCTTCAGTTGCATTCACAAATACGATCGCCCGATCCGGATTGTACTGTCTAACCAGACGACGCAGCATGTCAATTTTGTTGCGGTTTTCTTCTACAAAATAAAAATGCTCAAGGCCCGCAGCCGTAGCGCGGTCCGGTTCAATTCCGATATGAACAGGCTCTTTCATCTCACGCTTCGCGAGCCCAGCCGTATGCTCATCAATGGTTGCTGATAGGAAAATCAACTGACGGTCCCGCAATGCGCTCTTGAGTACAAAGTTCACGTCACTTACGCCGCCAAGCTGGAATACCTGATCCGCTTCATCAATGACAATGGTGGAAACGTTGTGCATTTTCAGTTTTTTGAGTGTAATCAATTCTTTAAGCCGTCCCGGTGTACCTACAACCAATTGCGGATGCTCACGCAGCTTCTCGATCTGACGTTTAGCTGCTGCGCCACCAATCAGACCCAATACGCCGATCTTGCGTTCTTCCGCATAACGCTGCGCTTCACGTACAATTTGCATTGCCAGCTCTTGCGTAGGTGCAATAATAAGTTTCTGCGTACCTTTGATATCCATTTTGATGGATTGTAACAGGGGCAACAAATACGCCAACGTTTTTCCAGTTCCCGTCTGGGATTTGGATACGACATCTCGGCCTTCCAAAATAACCGGGATCGTCTGAGCCTGTACAGGTGAAGGTTCGTTAATGCCATGTTTCGCCAAAACGGCCTCCAGATCCTGTTCCACGCCAATTGAAGCAAATGTTTGATTCGTCATGTATGTCCATCCTTTTAATTTATTCATTTTGATGCTAGCCTTGCTTGTATAAAACCGAAGCCTGTCATCACATTACCTTTCATTATATGCGAAAAAAGCCCGTGGACCAAATCTTATTCAGGAATTATCCATTTGCACACAAAAAAAAAGAAAAGCCCCTCGGCGGAGCCTTTCTTTCATCCCGTATATGATGCCCAATATTGCATTTACTTCTGATTCATTACACCGTGTGACAATCGGTCTGCAAGACGTGGAAATAGCTGGTACAGCCATATGCCAGCAGAAGCAAGTCTTGGCAGATTCACTTCTTCCTTGCGCTTCTTCATCGCCCGAATCATATGACCCGCAACGTCTTCCGGTTTCAACATCATCCAGCGTACATTATTCACATAATTGCCAGATGGGTCAGCCCGATGGAAAAATGGTGTATCAATCGGACCCGGGTTAATGGTTGTCACCAGGACTCCTGTCTTGCGAAGCTCCTGACGCAGCGCGTTACTAAATCCGAGTACAGCGTGTTTCGTAGCTGTATAGGAAGCGGATTTGGCCGTACCGATTTTGCCAGCCATGGAAGCCACATTCACAATCTGTCCTCTACCCCGTTCCAGCATCTGTGGAAGTACTGCTTTGGTGCAGCGGACAATGCCCATGTAATTAACGTCCATCATCTCATCGAATTCCTGTACAGACATGTCCGTCATGGCTGCGAATTTACCATAACCTGCGTTATTCAGCAAAATGTCAATTCGTCCGTATTTATGCAATATCGCATCCACAGCTGCCTGAACCTGCTCACTGTCCGTAACATCAAGCGTAAGCAATTCATGCTGCCCTTTCAGCGAGGCACCAATCTCTTCCAGCTTATCCCGCGAACGGGCAGCCAGAATCGGGATGGCTCCTTCTTCTATCAGCATCTGTGCACAAAGCGCACCGATACCACTCGATGCACCTGTGATAAACACTACCTGATCTTTCAGCATCCGTGATGTCCTCCCGTATGAACACATATTGCCTTTTGAGGCGTATGGTTCTATTCTACGAGATCATGACCTGAATATCCATCTCACCAATGCCGTCCATCAGCAAAGGAATGCTCAGTGCTTTCGTTGCACTAAATGTAGTCAGATGTTCGGATTTCATCACTTGTGGAGGTGTAATATCGACCACAACACCTTGGTTCGACAGAATCGTACTGGCATTACCACTGATCATATTACCGAGTTCCGAAATAGCACTTTTGCTCATTTCATCCATTTCTGTGATAACGAATCCGCCCATCATCGCAGATACAATTTTCAGTGCAACTTGTTCGTTGATTCCAAATACAATGTTTCCGCTAAGTTGTCCGGTCATTCCGATCACGATCCAGACATGGTCTGCAATGTACTCTACATTCTTCACGCCAAGACTCCCGGTGGAAGGCGAAACCTGGATGAGCTGTTCGAATACGTTCCGTGCCGATTCCAGGAAAGGATTAATCACTTCCGCTTTCACTGTCTATGTCCCCCTCGCACTGGGTTATTGGTCACACACCAAAAGTCCCATATTCAATAAATTTATTATACTTTATCACGTACAAGAATTCATTAAGAATTCGTTAAACCATGTGTACTATAATTTATCGTCATCCGTGGGGCAAATGTTTATAGCTGATTCTATCGAATAAACAGAGCTTTTCACTTCTTTTGAAGAAAGCTTTTCGATCATTGTGCGTGGCAAAAGGCATTTAGGACTTTATGACTGTTTTCTCACAACTGTTAAAAAAATCAAAATCTTGCATTCGCATTTTTTTCACAGTCTCTTGAACTACTTTTCATCCCGAGAATCGCCTTCATTGCTCTGCTGTCCTGAATCACCTATAATTTAAGATAACGGAACAATAACCAGTTACGGGATTCCATCGCACCAAACACTACATAATCAAGATACTTTGCCTGCAAGGAGGTCACCTATGAACATAAGCCAACTGGAGACACTAATTACCATTTCCAAAACGATGAGCTTCCGCAAAGCGGGAGAACTTCTGAACCTGACCCAGCCTGCCGTCTCGGCCCAGATCAAAAGCCTGGAGGATGAATTCAGCACCGTTCTTGTGGATCGCAACCAACCCGTTACCCTGACAGACCGGGGACAGGTATTTCTGGAGCATGCTGAACGGATGCTCGACATCGTCGATGAGTTGAAACAAAAATTGTCCGATCTCGATGAAACGCCTCAGGGTCGTATCGTGCTGGGTACAACGACTTCCATTGCTATTCAGATCTTGCCAAGGGTGTTATCCTATTTCCAAGATCAATTCCCGCTGATCAAAACCAGTATCCAATCCCTGCCTTCATCACAGATCTATACTCAAGTCGAAAATGGTATGGTTGATATTGGTATCGGTTATCTCACGGAGCGCAATCCCAACCTGAATACATCTGTGCTGTACTATGACACATTCGAACTCGTGGTATCTCCTTCCCATCCGCTGGCGAAGAAAAAACATGCTGCAGTGGATGTGCTCCGAAGTACACCACTGATTCTGCTGTCCCCTGATACCGTAGGACGCCGGTTTACGGAAACCATCTTCAAGAAACATAATATTGAACCTAATATTGTGATGGAGTTGTCTAGCAGTGAGGAAGTGAAACGGATGGTCGAGATTGATCTCGGAGCGGCTGTCATATCCAAACAATCGGTTGCGCATGAGTTGCGCCAAGGTACTCTGAGAATGATACCCTTAAGTGAGCTAGAGGTCAGTCACCCTGTTGGTGTTATCTATAAGTCCAGTCGTTACCTCAACTCAGCAATGCAGCAATTCATAAGTGACCTCAAAGGCATGCCGGAAACCCAATTCATCAGTTCAGAATGACAATGAGCCATGAGAAAGGAAGGATTCCATATGAAATTCGATCTTCATACACATCATTTTCGTTGTGGTCATGCAGACGGCAACATCCGCGATTATATAGAGGCAGGTATTGAGGCAGGACTTCAGGCCATCGGTATCTCGGATCATACGCCATACTTTGGCAGTGAGCTTGAGCAGGCATTTCCCCGGATTGCAATGGGCAAATCGGAATTACAGCATTATGTGGAAGAAGTCCTTGCTCTGAAAGAAGAGTACGCTGGTAAAATCGATGTGCTGCTCGGCATTGAATCCGACTACTTCCCTACTCATGCGGAATTGTACCGTACCACGCTGGGACAGTATCCTTTTGACTATATTATTGGTTCAGTTCACCATACCGAGGATGTGAGTATCTTCAATAAAACCCGGTGGAATGGACTGAGCAATGCTCGCAAAATTGAAGTGAAAGAAAGCTATTATTCATTGATCCGGCAATCGGCTCGCAGCGGTATGTTCCAGATCCTTGGACATATTGATGCGATGAAAGGAAATTATCCACCCTTCTCCGAAATTATCGCTGATCAGGCCATTGATGAAACGTTGCAGGTCATTGCAGAATCCAACGTAGCCATCGAAATTAACACTTCAGGCAAAACCAAACTCAGCGGTGGCTGGTACCCGTCAGATGCCATTCTGGAACGAGCCCATCACTACGGGGTGAAAGTGACATTCGGATCAGATGCTCATAAACCGCAGCGGGTTGCAGACGAGCTGGATGATGTTCGTACACGTCTCAAGGAGATCGGATTCACCGACTGGGTGTACTTCAAGCAGAAACAGATGCAGGTTGTAACACTGTAAAATAGAGCAAACCCAAAGCCCCCACGGATGCTGAAGTGCACCGTGGGGGTTTTTGGGCAAAAAAAATGAACCCGCTCGCGCGGGTCCCAACAGCATTATCTATTATCAAAAAGGGGGTCATGAGATAAGTTTACCCCCTGTCTGTTAGAGTTCAATTGCAGCTATATTTCAATTGTGTAACAAATGATTGAAGTTCGATTCATTCACGTTTGACTACTCTTACTCTATGTTATTGCGGCTTGTCAGATACCAAGGTCTGCAAGTCTTTCTCCTGAAGCGGGCGGGCGTATTGTTCCCGGTACATGCTGTACACTTTGACATCCATCAGGGATTCTGATGCCTCATCATCCTCATCAGGTAGTACGAACGAGGGAAGACTCCGCTCGTAGGACATCCCTATTTTGCTTAGCACCCGTTCTGAAGATACATTCGCCTCATAACAACGTGCCTCCACCCTCCACAGATGAAGATCAGCAAATCCAAACTGCAGTAGCCGCTCTACCGCCTCGGTAGCCACACCCATGCCCCAACAAGATCTGTTCAGGATATAACCAATCTGTGCGGTGCCATTCTGATCATTCCAGTGCTGGAATGACGTGATCCCGATAACCTGTTCTTTACCT belongs to Paenibacillus sp. FSL H8-0079 and includes:
- a CDS encoding GNAT family N-acetyltransferase, with product MLTRKMLVQGLPALWTERLVLRSLRQSDYSTLSELFSDPQVIRYVNRGSQPTPIRARRLLNQIRSSSAKLDSLHYGICWRGKEQVIGITSFQHWNDQNGTAQIGYILNRSCWGMGVATEAVERLLQFGFADLHLWRVEARCYEANVSSERVLSKIGMSYERSLPSFVLPDEDDEASESLMDVKVYSMYREQYARPLQEKDLQTLVSDKPQ
- a CDS encoding ABC transporter ATP-binding protein, with amino-acid sequence MENVQSPVLQISGLSGGYSAKRPVLHGIDLEVGRGEMVGLIGLNGAGKSTTMKHILGLMTPQQGEVRVMGKKRDEDAQIYQSAMAFVPESPELYDEMTVMEHLEFTARAYNVSEADFKQRTEKLLALFRMNEKSTSLSTHLSKGMRQKVMIMCAFVAGPPLYIIDEPFLGLDPLGIRSLLDFMLEMKASGSSILLSSHILSTIENYCDRFIVLHRGQVIAQGTLNELRLQFGESDATLEHMFYSLVQGRD
- a CDS encoding chemotaxis protein CheX produces the protein MKAEVINPFLESARNVFEQLIQVSPSTGSLGVKNVEYIADHVWIVIGMTGQLSGNIVFGINEQVALKIVSAMMGGFVITEMDEMSKSAISELGNMISGNASTILSNQGVVVDITPPQVMKSEHLTTFSATKALSIPLLMDGIGEMDIQVMIS
- a CDS encoding LysR family transcriptional regulator, producing MNISQLETLITISKTMSFRKAGELLNLTQPAVSAQIKSLEDEFSTVLVDRNQPVTLTDRGQVFLEHAERMLDIVDELKQKLSDLDETPQGRIVLGTTTSIAIQILPRVLSYFQDQFPLIKTSIQSLPSSQIYTQVENGMVDIGIGYLTERNPNLNTSVLYYDTFELVVSPSHPLAKKKHAAVDVLRSTPLILLSPDTVGRRFTETIFKKHNIEPNIVMELSSSEEVKRMVEIDLGAAVISKQSVAHELRQGTLRMIPLSELEVSHPVGVIYKSSRYLNSAMQQFISDLKGMPETQFISSE
- a CDS encoding SDR family oxidoreductase, with amino-acid sequence MLKDQVVFITGASSGIGALCAQMLIEEGAIPILAARSRDKLEEIGASLKGQHELLTLDVTDSEQVQAAVDAILHKYGRIDILLNNAGYGKFAAMTDMSVQEFDEMMDVNYMGIVRCTKAVLPQMLERGRGQIVNVASMAGKIGTAKSASYTATKHAVLGFSNALRQELRKTGVLVTTINPGPIDTPFFHRADPSGNYVNNVRWMMLKPEDVAGHMIRAMKKRKEEVNLPRLASAGIWLYQLFPRLADRLSHGVMNQK
- a CDS encoding histidinol-phosphatase, which gives rise to MKFDLHTHHFRCGHADGNIRDYIEAGIEAGLQAIGISDHTPYFGSELEQAFPRIAMGKSELQHYVEEVLALKEEYAGKIDVLLGIESDYFPTHAELYRTTLGQYPFDYIIGSVHHTEDVSIFNKTRWNGLSNARKIEVKESYYSLIRQSARSGMFQILGHIDAMKGNYPPFSEIIADQAIDETLQVIAESNVAIEINTSGKTKLSGGWYPSDAILERAHHYGVKVTFGSDAHKPQRVADELDDVRTRLKEIGFTDWVYFKQKQMQVVTL
- a CDS encoding DEAD/DEAH box helicase, whose amino-acid sequence is MTNQTFASIGVEQDLEAVLAKHGINEPSPVQAQTIPVILEGRDVVSKSQTGTGKTLAYLLPLLQSIKMDIKGTQKLIIAPTQELAMQIVREAQRYAEERKIGVLGLIGGAAAKRQIEKLREHPQLVVGTPGRLKELITLKKLKMHNVSTIVIDEADQVFQLGGVSDVNFVLKSALRDRQLIFLSATIDEHTAGLAKREMKEPVHIGIEPDRATAAGLEHFYFVEENRNKIDMLRRLVRQYNPDRAIVFVNATEDIGEVEAKMNHLGLSAAALYGDADKVTRSNVLSAFRNGKLQLLIASEVAARGLDIEGLPMVINYDPAFDSEHYVHRAGRTGRMGRSGIVLSIVDETQIFIMRKFARELGIELPERVLFGGKVLEADPRPDTRPEGHSFSRKPGQSRDRKPGQGSRNGGTRATISNSRPVGSKPAGNTGRTERDQDRKNKGAPKWSKDKTPRSEE